CCTGcccaattatttttaatattatataataatttcaaactGCTTGTTATTGATTTTCTAATtgataaaagatataaaataatattaatcaaCATTTGACCTTAAATACTCTACTGTGTGTCGGTTGaaagtttagaaatatttcAATCAGATAAGAGCCTTGCCTAATGCTGATTTTTAAAATCACGATCACGAAAGGATTGGCTATTAAATGACACAGACATGATCAAagatttgtataaattaaaaggTAAACAGCTAGCAATTATAGCCGAAAGGTAAACAGCTAGCAATTATAGCCGAAAGGTAAACAGCTAGCAATTATAgccaaaattataataattctaTACAACAAAAACTGTGCACTCCACATGGTTTTACAATTGATGCTTATGGACCTTTTGCTGCAACTATTAATGACGCAACTATGttaggaaatatttttaaaacaaaaagcgATTTAAGGGAAGTAGTTCAATCTAGTGATTTATTCGttttagataaaagttttagagaaaaaaacaaGAGCAGCGGAATACACTGGGCAACAAATATCAACCGTGAAATCTCAATGTCACTGTATGACCCGAAATTACTCTGCAGAATGTGACAAAAGTTACTTCCCCCTCTCCAAAATGCAAGTTCAGGGAAATGATCGATATTATGCAGATAAAAGTTCTATAACACCTgcaaaagtaaaatacaaatataagcACAAGTTTGAGCAGAAAGTGATGCTGTACATTGCAATTTCTGAGAGGGGAATTTCCAACCCATTGTTTAAGCCAAGTGGTTTGGCTATAAATCAAGAAGTGTCAAAATCAATGTTTGACAAAAATATTGATtccatttcttcaaaaatatcattCAGATGGCAATTAATTGATTGGGCTGAATAAAGCATCATCGCATTATGCCAAAAAAACACAAGTCTTCTTAGAAAGCCAAAACATCCCATATGTACCAAAAAACCGCAATCCAACAAACTTGCCTCTGTGTCGCCCAATTGATGATTTCTTTGGATATTTGAGTTCGTTAGTACACAAAAAAACTGAAGAGCTAAGAATTGCAAACAATTGATTACCCGAATCAAAAGATGCATTCGCCAAATCAATATAAATGCTGTGCAATGCTCCTGTTCCAACATCATGACAAAACTACGTCGAACAGCTGATGATGGACCATATTCGAAtgttcatttttttcttaaagatatgTGATGTACcttcaattaaaataagtataatttttattttttaaacatttgtttttataaaagccCGATATgaaaattcttattttcatttatCACCCGTTATTAGAACAGAATGTAACTATGAAACGAGATGAGTTTCACACAACAGACTATCtctaagaaaacaaaatataatgttgagttgaatataattaattatgaattaaatactccactattaattaaaaaatctgcaGTTTGCAAATTTATCAATTAACAGAACGATAGCACAGTAGAAAAAATAGATTGCTATATCCACTGTGCTACTATTCTGgtatatctttaatataatttgcaacTATTCCACTTCATACAAGATCAGATATCAACATTAAGAAAGACTAATGCAGTTCTTTAGACGTAAAGTGTTCAAACTCACAATTTGaattcttaaaagaaaataaattctttgttaCATACACATAGTTAAGTATGCTTTTTATATAGAGATGCAAAAAAGTAGTATAactagaaaatataattaagttatgcaaaaaaataaacccatgtttttgcttttctaataaaacaaatggtCACATAACACGCTGGgcataaatttattaagaattaattatttaaccaaatttttaaaaaagtatctttaacgttttattgtaataaatacttttgttcaacatatttatttataattttatttacaactatTATTTGCAATTATAATCAAAGTTGTATTATTAAGCAGCTGGTATGCTTAATCCTTAAAAACCTTATGTGtcaaattggtttaaaaattttagatttttggaaaaacaaaaGACTATAAATCcttattagtattttattttaactttattttagcaTAATTTACCGCTTGTTTTACTATATTTTCCCACACATAATGTCTAGTAGATTAATTAATTGTTtagtgttaataatatttactgATTTTATGTAATCAACAGGTCATCTTAAGCGACCATTATTTTCGACAAAAACACCTTATGTCTTTATTGGAAACAGTTTTACAGAAAACAATGCACCCAAAGGCTGTAAACCTATCCAAATAAATATGGTTCGTCGATATAGTAACCGTTACCCAAGCGAAAAAGATGTAAGTGAAATTGATAAACTTCTCAAATTGATCCAAAACAAAACATTTCTGAATATTACAATTCCAacaaaaaatctgtttaaaaaagtagaagatAGTTTGCTAAATGAAATAGGAGAGAAAGAGTTATACAAAATTGGATCAAGAATTCGCAtaagattttcaaatttgtttaaaaaatgccaTTCTCCActgttatataaatttgatagcACTTGTAAATTACGTACCGTTCATATTTTAAACTCTTTGGCAGTAGGTTTGTTTGAAAACACTGGAACGTTAGGAGCGTGTCACATCCAACCTATTGCAATTCGAACGTATCCATGTAACAGCAGCAAGGAATTAGAATTTTATAAGATATGCAAAAGTTATACTGATAAGGTTGGACAAAAATGAAGAAGCCAAAAGAAGAGATAAAAAAGTTTGGTAAAGGAACTGAAATGAACAATGTTCTGGAAAAAGTAAAACGCAAACTTGGTTTATCATTTTCTCTCGAagtaaaccatttaaaaattatgtttatttattgcTCGCATGAAATCTGAATGTTTAACGGCACCATGGATACTGGTTTTTGTTCAATGTTTGATAATGACGATTTGCAAGTCATAgagtattattttgatttagaaGATTTTTACTTATCTTCTAATGTATTTCCAATAACTTATCAATCTGGTTGTCCTTTACTTGCGGATATtgtgaaaacattaaaaactgcAACGATTATAAATAGTACTGAAAGTTTTAATGGTATATTTCGATCTGGTCATTCAGAAACTATTGTTCTATTTATTGCACTACTTGGAGTgtacttaaataataatcatttgaCTGCTAGTAATTATAAAGAAATGAAGGCAAGAATATTTCGTGCATCTTGTTTGGCACCTTTTTCAGCGAACATCTATTTCGTCTTTTATAAATGCGATGATAACAATCATAAAGCTCAACTTTCGGTAAATAAGCATCTTAAAAAAATTCCATGCTGTGATTCAAAAGAAGATTgtagtttttctaaatttctgGAATGCTACGAAAGCATCACAGAAAAATGCGATTACGAGAGCATGTGTGCGAGTCATTGAACGAGTGACTCAAACGAATATTTAATAGTTGGGCGTTTTACTACAGTCGTTTTACATTTTACTaccaaaaacattttacaacttAAATAGTGcgtttaactaaattattaaaagttattttagtagCACCCCAACAACAACAGATTAATTAGATgaataaaacaaatgttaatatatagtttacttttaattgcaatttaataaaataacgtTACTACTATATTCAAGTTGTAAAAGCATTATGAAATTCATATCTGAACTCTCTCAATAAAGTCTATAGGAGTTGGAAGATCTTTTTTGTCCTTCATAAATGCGATGATGGCAatcataaaattcaattttcgGTAAATGACAATCTCATAAAAATTCCATGCTGTGATTCAAAAGAAGATTGTAGTTTTTCTTAATTTCAGGAATGCTACGAAAGCATCGCAGAAAAATGTAATTACGAAAGCATGTGTGAGAGTCATAGAACGAGTgactcaaaacaaatatttaatagtttggCTTTTGCTACGCTGTATTTGACTAGAGTCATTTTACATTTCACAACCAAAAATGTTTCACAACTTAATTAGTgcctttaattaaattattaaaggttATTTTAGTAGCATCCCAACAACAACAGATTaattagatgaataaaaaaaatggtaatatATAGTTTACTATTAAttacaagtaaataaaataacgtTACTActatattaaaattgtaaaagcatTATGAAGTTCTGttagtttaatttacatttttacttttaatctttaatatgaaaatattagttacaaattattataatttaaaatttttattttcaaaaattaggtGTGTTGTTTCACCAGCCGCACTTTTTGGCTTTTTTCAAAATGCTt
This Hydra vulgaris chromosome 04, alternate assembly HydraT2T_AEP DNA region includes the following protein-coding sequences:
- the LOC136079265 gene encoding multiple inositol polyphosphate phosphatase 1-like, producing the protein MDTGFCSMFDNDDLQVIEYYFDLEDFYLSSNVFPITYQSGCPLLADIVKTLKTATIINSTESFNGIFRSGHSETIVLFIALLGVYLNNNHLTASNYKEMKARIFRASCLAPFSANIYFVFYKCDDNNHKAQLSVNKHLKKIPCCDSKEDCSFSKFLECYESITEKCDYESMCASH